In Quercus robur chromosome 10, dhQueRobu3.1, whole genome shotgun sequence, a genomic segment contains:
- the LOC126703947 gene encoding zinc finger BED domain-containing protein RICESLEEPER 2-like: MIIVDELPFRHVEKEGFKFFVEVLEPRFTIPCRTTVARDCMNLYYEEKKKLKKAFQKQRVCLTTDTWTSIQNLNYMCLTAHWIDNDWNLHKRILNFCIVPNHKGVTIGKHIEKCLQEWGIDRIFTITLDNASSNDVAIQYLKRKTKDWKTTILDNEFLHMRCCAHIVNLIVCEGLKDQNESVVKIRNAVRYVRSSPSRLQTFKNCVEREKIPSKSLVCLDLPTRWNSTYMMLEAAVKFQNAFERLQEEDSQFDSYFNDDDNDENEVGVEDDNGRGKGRGRKNIGPPNVLDWGKAKIFVQFLKLFYKLTLRFSVSLYVTSNAFFHELVSVQSKLLTLSRSEDNMLKNMAASMRKKYDKYWKNIKNINFLLYVAIVLDPRYKLRYIMFSFKQVYEKSKA; the protein is encoded by the coding sequence ATGATAATTGTTGATGAGTTACCTTTTAGGCATGTAGAGAAGGAAGGCTTTAAGTTTTTTGTTGAGGTTTTGGAACCTAGGTTCACTATCCCTTGTCGCACCACTGTTGCTCGTGATTGTATGAATCTTTATtatgaagagaagaaaaaattgaaaaaagcaTTTCAAAAGCAACGAGTATGCCTAACCACTGACACTTGGACATCAATTCAAAATCTTAACTATATGTGTCTTACTGCTCATTGGATTGATAATGATTGGAACTTGCATAAAAGaatcttaaatttttgtattgttccTAATCACAAGGGTGTCACAATTGGTAAGCATATTGAGAAGTGCTTGCAAGAGTGGGGGATAGATAGGATATTTACAATCACACTTGATAATGCAAGTTCAAATGATGTTGCCATACAATatctgaaaagaaaaactaaggaTTGGAAGACCACCATTTTGGATAATGAGTTTTTGCATATGAGATGTTGTGCACATATTGTTAATCTTATTGTGTGTGAGGGcttaaaagatcaaaatgaatCAGTTGTTAAGATTAGAAATGCAGTGAGATATGTTAGATCTTCTCCATCTAGGCTTCAAACTTTTAAGAATTGTGTAGAGCGTGAAAAAATTCCTAGTAAAAGTCTAGTATGCCTAGATCTTCCAACTAGGTGGAATTCGACCTATATGATGTTGGAGGCAGCTGTAAAGTTCCAAAATGCTTTTGAGCGGCTACAAGAGGAAGACTCACAATTTGACTCATATTtcaatgatgatgataatgatgagaaTGAGGTTGGGGTTGAGGATGATAATGGGAGAGGAAAAGGGAGGGGGAGAAAGAATATTGGGCCTCCTAATGTGCTTGATTGGGGAAAGGCTAAAATCTTTGTGcaatttctaaaacttttttataagTTGACTTTGCGATTTTCAGTCTCTTTATATGTCACATCTAATGCATTTTTCCATGAACTTGTGTCAGTGCAATCTAAATTGTTGACTTTAAGTAGAAGTGAGGATAATATGTTAAAGAATATGGCTGCTAGCATGAGAAAGAAATATGACAAATATTGgaagaatattaaaaatatcaattttttgttgtatGTTGCTATTGTGCTAGACCCTCGTTATAAATTGAGATATATCATGTTTTCCTTTAAACAAGTTTATGAGAAATCCAAGGCATAA
- the LOC126703948 gene encoding B3 domain-containing protein Os01g0723500-like, giving the protein MATKPLEPLKRVKKPSFCKVLIGDFPTQLRIPEAFVKYFDGEVPNSSVLWGPSISRKTWRVDLKEVDNNLFFQKGWSAFVQDNSLEMGDFLLFRYDGSSNFSVKIYGRDCCEKSVAGASRTSYTPVYGNGKEEKEKMRNYLKRKSEQLLVGTGENDEKKKRGYHKKMKRERLLVSTGTNEVDTKEIEVIYIDSDASDDNIGKCMGSIRKERTGIEVIPRHLSCKPPNIQKGARAFEAASKFISNYPSFQVSMYPCYVNSDNLNVPTSFFKIYMEKRERNVTLQTSDKLWTMRLVRYANSMGKVYGKLRQGWHAFAIGNALIVGDVCVFELIDKTNGLFKVSIFKSSS; this is encoded by the exons ATGGCGACAAAGCCTCTAGAGCCTTTGAAAAGAGTAAAGAAACCTTCCTTTTGCAAGGTCTTGATTGGGGACTTCCCTACCCAGTTG AGAATCCCAGAAGCATTTGTCAAGTATTTTGATGGAGAAGTACCCAACAGTTCTGTACTTTGGGGTCCTTCAATTTCAAGAAAAACTTGGAGGGTTGATTTGAAGGAAGTTGATAACAATTTGTTTTTCCAAAAAGGTTGGAGTGCATTCGTGCAAGACAATTCCTTGGAAATGGGTGACTTTCTACTTTTTCGTTATGATGGGAGTTCAAATTTTTCTGTAAAAATATATGGAAGAGATTGCTGTGAAAAGAGTGTCGCTGGAGCTAGTAGAACGAGTTATACACCTGTTTATGGcaatggaaaagaagaaaaggagaaaatgagaaattatcTAAAGAGGAAAAGTGAACAATTATTGGTTGGTACTGGAGAAAATGACGAAAAAAAGAAACGGGGAtatcataaaaaaatgaaaagagagagattattgGTTAGTACTGGAACTAATGAAGTTGACACCAAGGAAATTGAAGTAATatatattgattctgatgctagTGATGATAATATTG GCAAGTGTATGGGGTCAATACGAAAAGAGAGAACAGGTATAGAGGTTATTCCAAGGCATTTGTCTTGTAAACCTCCAAATATTCAAAAGGGTGCTAGAGCTTTTGAAGCAGCCAGCAAATTCATCTCAAACTATCCTTCCTTTCAAGTCTCAATGTACCCATGTTATGTGAATTCCGATAATCTG AATGTGCCAACTAGCTTCTTCAAGATATATATGGAAAAGAGGGAACGAAATGTTACGCTTCAAACTTCAGATAAGTTGTGGACTATGAGATTAGTACGATATGCAAACAGCATGGGTAAAGTCTATGGCAAGCTAAGACAAGGTTGGCATGCCTTCGCAATTGGGAATGCTCTGATAGTTGGTGATGTATGCGTTTTTGAACTAATTGACAAGACTAATGGTCTTTTTAAAGTTAGTATCTTCAAAAGTTCTAGTTAA